Proteins from a single region of Deltaproteobacteria bacterium:
- a CDS encoding alpha/beta fold hydrolase — protein sequence MCITICSPPGSAPAAEGFALAGSRPLGCLLIHGFTATPDEMRPLGEALAARGFPVRAVRLAGHGTRVADLAATRWAEWFASVAEGADRLRRDVPALAVAGMSLGALLALHLAATRPSEVSALVLCGTPLKLGGAGARWLPLLARIPWIARRWATIPKPGGPDIADPAVRAASRSYRAMPLAAVLEVLRLQALVRGEIGRVTQPALLLHGRHDHSVPLANLELARRSLGSRVIESHVLERSWHVVTLDYDRDEVARLAADFLGRVEAAAAPPCPARC from the coding sequence ATGTGCATAACGATCTGCTCGCCCCCGGGTAGCGCGCCCGCGGCCGAGGGCTTCGCGCTCGCGGGCTCCCGGCCCCTCGGCTGCCTCCTGATCCACGGCTTCACCGCCACGCCCGACGAGATGCGCCCGCTCGGCGAGGCGCTGGCCGCGCGGGGCTTCCCGGTCCGCGCCGTACGCCTGGCCGGCCACGGGACCCGGGTCGCCGACCTGGCCGCCACCCGCTGGGCGGAGTGGTTCGCGTCCGTCGCCGAGGGCGCCGACCGCCTCCGCCGCGACGTGCCCGCGCTCGCGGTCGCCGGCATGTCGCTTGGCGCGCTCCTGGCGCTCCACCTCGCGGCGACGCGCCCCTCGGAGGTCTCGGCCCTCGTCCTCTGCGGCACGCCCCTAAAGCTGGGCGGCGCGGGCGCGCGCTGGCTGCCGCTGCTCGCGCGCATCCCGTGGATCGCGCGCCGCTGGGCCACGATCCCCAAGCCCGGCGGGCCGGACATCGCGGATCCCGCCGTGCGCGCCGCGAGCCGGAGCTACCGCGCCATGCCGCTCGCCGCGGTGCTCGAGGTGCTGCGCCTCCAGGCCCTCGTGCGAGGCGAGATCGGACGCGTCACGCAGCCGGCACTCCTCCTCCACGGGCGCCACGACCACAGCGTGCCGCTCGCCAACCTCGAGCTGGCGCGCCGGAGCCTCGGCTCGCGCGTCATCGAGAGCCACGTGCTCGAGCGGAGCTGGCACGTGGTGACGCTCGACTACGACCGCGACGAGGTGGCGCGTCTCGCGGCCGACTTCCTCGGCCGGGTCGAGGCAGCGGCTGCACCGCCCTGTCCCGCTCGATGCTGA